The DNA segment attgattgtgtgtgtgtctgtgtgtagagtgtttaaggtgtgtgtatggagtgtgtagagtggttcggatgtgtgtatgattgattgtgtgtgtgtgtgtgtgtgtgtgtagagtgtttaaggtgtgtgtatggagtgtgtagagtggttcggatgtgtgtatgattgattgtgtgtgtgtgtttgtgtgtgtgtgtgtgtttgtgtgtgttttattggtgTTTTGATGAGCTGTAGTGATGTCAGAGCGAAGAGTGGTTTCCTCATcagcttcatttatttttactgcccTGAGAATACTGTGTAccagggagtatagtgtgtgtgtgtacagagtgctttgggtgtgtgtatgattgggGTGTAtgtatgaagtgtgtaaagagtgtttaaggtgtgtgtgtgtgtgtgtgtgtagagtgtttaaggcgtgtgtgtgtgtgtgtggagtgtgtacagagtggttaGGGTGTGTGCatgattgattgtgtgtgtgtgtgtatgattggggtgtgtgtatggagtgtgtagagtggttcggatgtgtgtatgattgattgtgtgtgtgtgtgtgtgtgtgtgtagagtgtttaaggtgtgtgtatggagtgtgtagagtggttagggtgtgtgtatgattggggtgtgtgtatggagtgtgtagagtggttagggtgtgtgtatgatcggtgcaagtgtgtgtgtgtgtgtgtgtgtgtgtgtgtatagagtgtttaaagtgtgtgtatggagtgtgtaaagtgtttgtggtgtgtgtatgattggggtgtgtgtgtgaggtgtgtagagaGGTTAGGAGGTGTGTAtgatcagtgtttgtgtgtgtgtgtttgtgtgtgttttattggtgTTTTGATGAGCTGTAGTGATGTCAGAGCGAAGGGTGGTTTCCTCATcagcttcatttatttttactgcccTGAGAACACTGTGTAccagggagtatagtgtgtgtgtgtgtgtgtgtgtttgtgtgtgtgtgtgtgtgagaacatgaTTTAAAAAGGGAGAATATGATACACATGTCTATCTCTCACTGCTCCCTCTTCTCTTTACTTCCTTTATCTGCTTTAACACTCATGACACGCCTCACACTGATaatggaggaggagatgatcactctcctgtctgtctgatcGTCTGAGGAGTCAAAAAAATATCAGGGTAGACTTTCAGAGTGCAGCAAGCACTTTTACATTCCACCATCCCATTTCATCATGTCCACATTTACACACGGAGACCGAGGGAGGAGGAGACCTTCAGctctgacaataacattaaagaacagagagagagagagagagagagagagagagagagagagagagagagagagagaggacatgaaagtgtaagagagaaagtgagagcagggaggagtgtgtgtgtgtgtgtgtgtgtgtgagagagagattgagagagagagagagagagagagagagagagtgagagattcGGCTTGACACTCTAATGGGTTTCTCCTCCCATCTCGTCGTCTCTCCATCATGGCGACAATAGATGATGTGGAAAAAGGTTAATACAAGCCAGTGAAATGTTCCAGTCTATCCAGCTCTCTTGTTGTTCTctccccccctttttttctttctctttctctctctttctaaatcttcatctccttttttctttcatcctgTATGAGCTTTCTGGAGGCCAGATGTTGTAATCATAAATCACACAGAAGACACACCAGCCTGGGAAAGAGAACTAACCTCGACCACTTTGCGATTTTTACTTCCtcctttaaattttaatttaatttaattttttttttttaacttacttTGTCCACCTGATTGTTTGTTGTCTATAGACAGGTTTCAGTTTCCCGTTAAGGTGGACAACGTGAGCTCCACGTGAGCTCAGAGTCTCCTGGGCAAAAATGTTTATCTATAaactgtttgtttatatatacaggatattttaatgtttatgtttatttcgtTTGGATTAATCACAATTATCACAACTGTTGATAACTGGAACTGGAAAACAATTaaaagtagaagaaaaaaaaaacatccacgCCACACACATGACCGTCCCTGACCACGTCAATCACAGCCACACCGTCCACACCATCCACACCAGCCACCATAGCCACCACAGCCACCACAGCCACACCAGCCACCACagccaccacaaccaccacagcCACACCATCCACACCAGCCACCACAGCCACCACAGCCACACCAGCCACCACAGCCACACCAGCCACCACAGCCACCACAGCCACCACAGCCACACCAGCCACCACAGCCACCACAGCCACACCAGCCACCACAGCCACACCAACCACCACAGCCACACCATCCACACCAGCCACCACAGCCACACCATCCACCACAGCCACCACAGCCACATCAGCCACCACAGCCACACCAGCCACACCAGCCACCACAGCCACACCAGCCACCACAGCCACACCAGCCACCACAGCCACCACAGCCACCACAGCCACACCATCCACACCAGCCACCACAGCCACCACAGCCACCACAGCCACACCAGCCACCACAGCCACACCAACCACCACAGCCACACCATCCACACCAGCCACCATAGCCACCACAGCCACACCAGCCACCACAACCACACCAGCCACATCAGCCACCACAGCCACACCAGCCACACCAGCCACACCAGCCACCACAGCCACATCAGCCACATCAGCCACACCAGCCACATCAGCCACACCAGCCACCTCAGCCACATCAGCCACCACAGCCACACCAGCCACCACAGCCACCACAGCCACATCAGCCACACCAGCCACATCAGCCACCACAGCCACACCAGCCACACCAGCCACCACAGCCACCACAGCCACATCAGCCACACCAGCCACCACAGCCACATCAGCCACCACAGCCACACCAGCCACCACAGCCACCACAGCCACATCAGCCACATCAGCCACCACAGCCACATCAGCCACATCAGCCACCACAGCCACACCAGCCACCACAGCCACCACAGCCACATCAGCCACCACAGCCACACCAGCCACACCAGCCACCACAGCCACACCAGCCACCACAGCCACACCAGCCACCACAGCCACCACAGCCACACCAGCCACATCAGCCACCACAGCCACACCAGCCACACCAGCCACACCAGCCACCACAGCCACACCAGCCACCACAGCCACATCAGCCACCACAGCCACACCAGCCACCACAGCCACATCAGCCACATCAGCCACCACAGCCACATCAGCCAGACCAGCCACACCATCCACACCAGCCACCACAGCCACCACAGCCACACCAGCCACCACAGCCACATCAGCCACCACAGCCACCACAGCCACCACAGCCACCACAGCCACATCAGCCACCACAGCCACACCAGCCAGACCAGCCACACCAGCCACCACAGCCACATCAGCCACCACAGCCACCACAGCCACACCAGCCACCACAGCCACCACAGCCACCACAGCCACACCAGCCACCACAGCCACACCAGCCACCACAGCCACCACAGCCACCACAGCCACCACAGCCACACCAGCCACCACAGCCACATCAGCCACCACAGCCACACCAGCCAGTGGTAGGCATCAGTGAGCTGgagtatgtggaagagggcggAACAGTCGCATGCGTCGGGTTTCACTCGTATCTCACGTGTTAGCCCTCACCATCACCACTTAGCAGCTGACTTATGTTAGGGTTCTCCCAGGGGTTCCTTAAGGGTTCTTCAAGGGTAATTTAACAACCATCACACAGTATAAATTAAAGGAAAGAACAAACGATCTCGGAACCCGTTCTGgttttatgtagagcaacacaACGTCAGAAGAAGTTCTTGGCAGATCCATTTGTTCCCTTTCCGTGTCTCCTGTTTACAAATTAGCCACATGAATGGAGAGCCAGCTACACCACGATAAAAAATTtactaattataatttaatatacacagatcagccacaacattatgaccacctgcataatattgtgttggtccaccttttgctgccaaaacagccctgacccatcgaggcatggactccattggatccctgaaggtgtgctgtgggatctcgtaacaagatgttagcagcagatcctttaagtcctgtaacttgTGAGGTGGGGACTCCATGGATCAGACacgtttgtccagcacatcccacagatgttggattggactgagatctggggaatttggaagagCATTTgttggtgcacaggggtcagcatgggcaccctgactggtctgcgtctgtgcggccccatacacaacaaactgtcctgcacggtgtattctgacccctttctatcagaaccagcattaactccttcagcagtttgacaacagtagctcgtctgttggatcagatcacatggtctggccttcgctccccacgtccatcaatgagccttgaccgcccatgtcCTTGTCGCCagctcaccactgttccttccttttgatagatacttttgatagatactgaccactgcagcttcGGAGCCAATAAAAGATTTTGTCACagattacaaataaatatttcaggatCGATGCGAGCAACATGATCTCTTCTTTTTATCTTGAGTTTCTTATGAGTTTGGGGAAATTTAACACTGGTCACATCTCTGTTAGAAACCTCGAGTGTTGAGGAACGTGaagcagtaaaaataaataaataaataaataaacagacgcAGGTCTCTGTGGTGGTGTAAACAGTGTTTCGGTGTTGAACGCGGTTCTGAATCCTCATCTCAGAGCATCAGCGCCACCTGCTGGTGATTTAAAACAGTGTGTCCTTTttataggaaaaaaaagagagaagtcaACAGCTTTTAATTCACAGGAAATACACCACTaataacataaacaaaaaactatTATAATAAACTCAAACCACAATCAGAAATCTGCACTGCGAGAACGAGGAAAAGTTTTGATTCTGAACTTTTAAGTTTGAACTTTTCTCATCACCCTGAGACTAAAACcttcatgaaataaaatcacttcGTTCTCGTTATGATAATTAACTacctttttttattctctctctttcagagtTAATAACTTAGAAGCAAACACGCTTTAAGCCCTCAAGACGACTGAGAAAGAGAAACTCATTATTATAAAGCGGCTTGTGCTTATAAAACAAAGAGAGAATTATTAAAAACGAGTGTAttcttatttgattttattttattttttttttttttttctttcaaaatcaGAATCAGAGGAACGATCAACACAGGAACAATCAGCTGAACACATCATCAGTACGAACCTCCTGAGTTAACTTTGttcaacaatataaataaaatttaaatagatagatagatagatagatagatagatagatagatagatagatagatagatagatagatagatagatagatagatagatagatagagagactgacagagagagagacatacagagggacaaagaggcagacagacaggcggacatacgaggagacagagagacagacagacaggcagacatacagacggacagagagagagagagagagagagagagagagagactgaaagacaaagatagatagagagagacagacagactgagaaacagacaaagagacacagacagacagagacagaaagatgaagagacATACAGaccaagagacagacagacagacagacaggacttCTTGTTACACCAAGAAGAATTTGTGTGGTGTCCAATTCATTCCTacattaaggtgtgtgtgttcagcggtgtgtgcatgagagagatttttgtgtgtgtgtgtgtgtgtgtgtcatggtgtgtgcaTAGTATGTTcattaagtggtgtgtgtgtgtgtgtgtgtacacatgacgATGGTGCGTAGTGTGTttgttaagtggtgtgtgtgtgcgtgtgtgtgtgtgtgtgtgtgtgtgagagagagagagagatgtgtgtacacatgacgatggtgtgtgtgtgtgtgtgagagagagagagagagagagagagagagagagagagatgtgtgtacacatgacgatggtgtgtgtgtgtgtgtgtgttcttcctgACGTGTCACAGAAGCGAGCGCAGCATGTGCCGACGCTCCACTGCACTCTGTTATGGTTACAGAGCAAAGCAAAGCGTGGACGCTGCACTGGCCCGAGTCTCTGATTTACTGCCCTGCTGAACCTTCATAACCATTAGGAAGGAGACCCCCCCCCTTAATAAATCTCTGAGGACGCCGGCgagtctctcactctctctctttctggctTAGACTTCTGTAAACCCACACGGTGCTCCACCCTGCCTCAATAAATCAGTGTCACCTAAAGCGCCTGGGGTTTAAATATGAAGGAAAACTTTTTAACACTTTTAAACACAAATATCTACTGCAGCGTTCAGCCTGAACTCAGACGATCAGCACAGACATGTCCGCTGTCAAAACCCCCGCCACCGTGGTTCTGTCCTAAAGCTACAGGATAATGTAAGCCTGTCAGAATCAGCAAATATGAACTTGACGCACTTAATGAAGGGGTGTTCTGATCTCTGAGTGGATTTATAGGGTCACTTCAAGAGCATGTCCTCCGATCGGTCAATCAATCGGTGTTAGAATTCAGTACGAAGCACACAGACGGTACCATCCTCTACGGTTTCTTTAGGGTTCTAAGCAACTTGAACTTCTATCAAGCTGATCTGTGATTGGTGTTTGGGCCCCACAAGTATTTACCCATCTATGTTCATAGCTGTTATAACTGCTGCTTATAGCTGCCATGACATTTATAATGTCTGATAAACAGTAGGACATTTGAAACATATTTTTGCTGCAGGAgctgtagggtttaatatggagttgtcccgccctttgcagctataacagcttcaactcttctgggaaggctttccacaaggtttaggagtgtgtttatgggaatttttgactgtTCCTCTtgaagaagcacatttgtgaggtcaggcactgatgttggacgagaaggtctggctcacagtctcctctctaattcatcccaaagatgttctatggggttgaggtcaggactctgtgcaggccagtcaagttcctccacaccaaacttacTCTTTATTGAGCTTggtttggtcactggtgtgcagtcatgttggaacaggaaggggtcatccccaaactgttccctcaaagtgcatgaaattgtccaaaatgtcttggtatgaagctcctttaagagttcctttcactggaactaaggggccgagtccaacccctgaaaaacaacacctgaattcaatcatttggaggggtgtcccaaaacttttggcaatatagtgtatttaaccCATCTATGTGCAGCAAAGACatacagctgctataatgtgaGTCAGAACAATCTTTGTTTGTCATTTTTGAATAAATTTGACAAAAAATGCTGTACTTTAAGAGAAACGAAACTCTTAAGGCCacgctgttacaggaaaacaatctgCTTCATGACACTGGGACACAGGGATTAATCTGCTATAACGGCATGACACGGTGCCTTACGTTCCTTATTTAACTTTAATCTGAGGTGTTAAATTTCTAACGTTTGATAAACAGtagaacattttaaacatattttggctgcaaaagatttctgattattttatacaCTATAGCTATACTTCTTTAAATCTGCAAACCAAATGTACATGAAGTGTTTCCACTGCACTGTATctgatattatattttatatataaacataaagtATGAGGACATTAAACTTTGTCAAGGTAGACGTTTGTGGTCAGTGAATCTACGGCAGCCTGTTTTTTAGTGTCGTCCACCAGGGGGAGCCACCATCACTGGGGATCCCGGTCGAGTAACGAGGGAGAGATGAAACACTCAGCTGTCCTTGCTCATCATCGCAGGAGAAAACACAGTCCGAGGGCCTCTTGAAAGTTTTTCATCGGGTGGGGaacgaacatacacacacacacacacacacacaactggacCTTGTGTAAATACAGTCTTCAGCCGAATAATTTTTGTTTATGACAGTCTGTCTGAGACACTGATTAATGACtaaggttttcttttcttcctctctcactccctctctctctctctcacacacacacacacacacacacacaaacctgccacccacatacacacacacatcataaaccCTTTATAAAActcttataaatatataataaaactcGTCCACGTTGCTCTTCTCTTTGAAGTTCCACACACGGATACGGTGAGCTCGTGATCCTGCCAGATTTGCAGCACTGAGCCTTTAAAAGTCACACCATAAGAGCTGCGTGTGTTTTAATGGGTTGGTGCACGTGTCCAGACATGACCTCTGTGAGTCTCGGAGGTGGGGGTGGTAGGTGGGGGGTGCTTGTGGTGTAATCCGTGTGTATTATGCGGGCGCGAACTCAAGGTGTGTGATCTGGCAGGAGAAACGAAACCTGAGGCACGAAGCAGAACACGGGCGATAGGAGGAAGCCAACAGGAGAGCGTGCACAagaacacaccatcacacctaCTGAGAATCTTTCTGAAGAGCAGAAAAAAAGGTGTAGGAGGTGAAACCTGACATAAGAAGCTCTGTTTACAGGGCAGCACTTTAGCACAAAATCGACTCCTGTGCACATCTTTACTCGCTCCAAAGCCAAAGATCTTAAACATCCATGTCAGGACAACTGGTCTGATAAACTCCAGGTGGAGGTTTCTACACTAAGTGCTGAGAAAAAGTGCAGATTTAAAGCATTTAGACAAATTCTAACTCATCTGGAACACAAGAGATCTAAttcagtgaagcatggtggtggaagcatCGGGATACAGCGCTGCATCTCGTACCATCAAAGGAAACATGATCAGAGGAACGTTTCGGGATATattcacagtctccactctgctgcaaagggcgggacaactccatattacattcatgtgcatgtaaaggcaggcatcccaaaacttttggcctggcttgcagtctctgctctaattcatcccaaaggtgttctatggggttgaggtcaggactctgtgcaggtcagtcaagttcctccacaccaaactcactcatccatatctttatggaccttgctttggtcactggtgtgcagtcatgttggaacaggaagtggtcatccccaaactgttcccacaaagcatgaaattgtccaaaatgtcttggtatgaagctaaagcattaagagttcctttcactggaactaaggggccgagcccaaccgtGATCCCCTCTGAGCGATAAGTTACGTTGGATAAGTCCGAGTCTCCTGCCGTATTTTTATCCCGAGACAAAATCTACAGCTACACGATTCTGTGTCACTGAACATGTTCACAGAAACACAGGAATGCAAATGCAAGGATTCCTGTACTGAACTGTACTggtcgatctctctctctctcacacacacacacacactttggtaTTTGTCTCTGGAGGCCGAGAGGCGGCTGTGTCCATGACCGTGGTTAGTCACTGAGGCGCTGAAAGCGTGAGCCGGGAGAAAACAAAACACCGCAAGCAACTGTACACGACAGCTGTGGAAACACTCCGAGACGCGACGGGGGGGAAAAGCGCTTAGCTGTTCTATCAGAGCGAGAGCAACAGCGAGAACCACGGATAACTTGAACCTTAAACTGCTAGTTAATCTTAGTTAGCGAGTTATCGCGAAAAAAAATTCTAGCTCCAACAACATGCTTTATACTTTTAATTCCACGCAGAGCTCAAACTCAACACAGTGGACACACCAGTTAtgagatatttatttgtttaaaacgTGTTTGCTTATTTTCTGGAAAGACGATCCTCGGATCTCAGGAACAGCTGTGCCGGAAAATTCCCAAAAGGCAAGATGCAGGCGAGTCTCCGGTGCGTCTCACCTTCATCTGGGAAACACTGTGGGATTTAAACGTGTGtttaactacaaacacacaacatccacaatgaCACTGTGTTTCACACGTAGAAGCAAAGCACAGAAGGTCCTGGGACGACAGACTCCAGCTGAGGAACACTGATTTCCCAACACAATTTACTCACAGAGCAGTGTGTATGGAGGAAGACCAAATTAATTAATACAGAATTAAATCCTGTAAAAGTTTCCCTGATATCTGAGAAGCTATACTTCTCCCTCATCCTCTGATCCTGTCCAGTTTCACCTCGTTAAACCAGATTTCGAAGGAAAACCAAGCATGATCCTGGTTAAAGTGGCCGATAAAacgttgttattattatataaagatTAAAATATGGAGAATAAACAGGACTCTTCTGAGGAATCCCTCCACAGACCGTGGCTGCAGTGTGAGCTTCCATACGTCacctctgtctgtgtttttgatGTGAAGACGTGACGAAGCTACAGACAGGGAGCTGATCTCCGACACGGACTGAGTCTCCCTGCTCTCTGAGTGCAAGCCCTCGCACCACAAACACTCCATCGTGGCATCAATTAAACGATTACATCACAGATCTGATAAGAGCATTAACTAcaggggctgtgtgtgtgtgtgtgtgtgcacattagGATATCGCTGATTAACAGGGAACGACTAAACCATACGTCTGATTCAGATTATAGACGTCtggacacaccacacacacacacacacacacatacacacacactcacagtcactggTCATTTAATGAGAGCTTCTCTAAGCAAGGCTCAGACCTGACATTAATATTACAGTGTTAGAATGAGGGAGTTTAAAGAACGTCTAATAAACCAAGTCTCCTAGACCCTGACACCATGAAGCATCAATTATGTTTTAGAGGAGGAAGGGCAGCACCGCTCGCTGCTAATGTGCCTCCATTAAACTCCAGAGGCAGCGAGGAACAAGAGGAACGAGACGCCATGACCGTCCAAGACTCTGAGAATAATTCACATAAACTTCTCATTACCTCATCGTTCAAAACTACAGAAGAAGCAGACATAGGAATGACTAAACAACCTCAAAGATCTGTGTttgtacatgtacacacatacacacgcacacacacacacacacacacatgtacacgtacacacacgccTGTTTGTCCAGAAGCATAATACCTCATTGACAGCGGCGTAGCGACAGCCGAGAGTCAGACAGCTGTCTGAAGAACGACAACTGGTCTGACACGCAAATCtgacctggacacacacacacacacacacacacacacacacaaacactctagAAATACTAACTGCAAATTATTCAATTGGTGCATATATTTACCTTAAATAAATGAAGCTTCTTTCattgaaacagagagacagacaaagagacagaaagaaccTGTacaacatgtttgtgtgtgtacacattagCATgtagacacgtgtgtgtgtgtgtgtgtgtgtgtgtgtgtacacattagCATgtagacacgtgtgtgtgtgtgtgtacacattagCATGTAGACGCCTTTTCATGTCCCAGACATCAAAGGGAAAATCTACAGTGGGGCCTGAAATGTTCTCTCTTGTGGCATAAAGTGTTaataccatgtgtgtgtgtgtgtgtgtgtgtgtgtgagaatgcaTGGAAATCATATGACACCATGAGTCTCGTgttacactcatacacgcacacacacacacacacacacaccactcactcaGTTCAACAGAATCTGTAAGTCCTTAATATTCAAAAAGATCCTCTGATTTAACTCGTGTTTCTTTACCCTTTTTGTGtgagcaaaaaaatataaacaagcattttatttttatttttaaaactgcaTTTTTGACAATGCTCAATCTAGTTATTTATTGCCGATATCACTATATGAAAGCACAATATCAATATGAAAAGGCTTTATGGAGCTACGCGGGTCGAGGCGTCTGAATTCGTCaccattgtttattttataatttaaaatgagATCTGAATCAGAAATCTGAAGCGATCGCGTCCTGGTCCGTATCCATCGGAGCTCAGAAACCAGCAGTTACCTGTTCTACCTGCTAGAAGATACGCAGTAACTGATCATACAAGCAAAAGAGTATTACAAGCTCTAATTGTaaaagattataaaaaaaaaagctgttctGAAAATCTCCTCTGTGCAGACTCGCAGACATCAGGCTCCATTACTACAGctttcaaacaaaaaagaaccTGCGATAAGAGAGGGATTTACGTAAATTTAATTGTGAACATTTCCGTTAAACTGCAGACGTAAAGACAGATAGGGAAGTTTTACACAGACTCGTACGTTATTAAGGCTTAAACTTTTCACGGTGAAAGCCTCTTATCATATCAGTGAGGACATCATTCTTCTGGGAAACGTAAAACTTTCCTACATCTTTACATTAAAATTCCTTTATCGGCTCAGATGGGAGTCAAAGATGCTTTCATTACACGTGTCGAAAGTGAATTAACGTGACAGAAGAACGTGAGGGAGAAATCTGTCCACATGACTCAGGGTCAAGACACTCTGGCTACGTCTACACTAACCTGAATAAATTATTGCTGTCAAAACATGCAAGCATCCAAAACAAGTGCTGTCCACAACGTCATCCACCATCTTAGCTGAACGGGTCACATGACTACAAATGCGTCATCGTCTTCGAAAGCGATCTATTTTCACAGTCCACACTGCGATGCAAAAACGGCGTTTTCAAATTTATCCATTTTGGAGAGCATTTTCAAAAAGACACGTTTTCGTTGACTAAAAAAAGGCCGAAATGGATAGAAAAATATGTGTTTTTAAACGAAAAAGTAttagtgtggacatggcctcTGACACAACTACAATCCATTTAACAAACCAACAAATATGGGGTTTTTTGGAGAATGCTGACCCACTCATGTTGACCATTA comes from the Hemibagrus wyckioides isolate EC202008001 linkage group LG03, SWU_Hwy_1.0, whole genome shotgun sequence genome and includes:
- the LOC131349553 gene encoding ice-structuring glycoprotein-like, producing MATIDDVEKATPSTPSTPATIATTATTATPATTATTTTTATPSTPATTATTATPATTATPATTATTATTATPATTATTATPATTATPTTTATPSTPATTATPSTTATTATSATTATPATPATTATPATTATPATTATTATTATPSTPATTATTATTATPATTATPTTTATPSTPATIATTATPATTTTPATSATTATPATPATPATTATSATSATPATSATPATSATSATTATPATTATTATSATPATSATTATPATPATTATTATSATPATTATSATTATPATTATTATSATSATTATSATSATTATPATTATTATSATTATPATPATTATPATTATPATTATTATPATSATTATPATPATPATTATPATTATSATTATPATTATSATSATTATSARPATPSTPATTATTATPATTATSATTATTATTATTATSATTATPARPATPATTATSATTATTATPATTATTATTATPATTATPATTATTATTATTATPATTATSATTATPASGRHQ